The sequence below is a genomic window from Escherichia marmotae.
GACCTATCTGCCGCGTAAGTTCAAAACGACGGTGGTTATTCCGCCGCAGAACGATATCGATCTGCACGCCAACGACATGAACTTTGTGGCTATCGCGGAAAACGGCAAGCTGGTGGGCTTCAACCTGCTGGTGGGTGGCGGCCTTTCTATGGAACACGGCAATAAAAAAACCTATGCCCGCACGGCGAGCGAGTTTGGTTATCTGCCACTTGAGCATACGCTGGCAGTGGCGGAAGCTGTGGTTACGACTCAGCGTGACTGGGGTAATCGTACTGACCGTAAAAATGCCAAAACCAAATACACGCTGGAACGCGTGGGGGTAGAGACGTTTAAGGCGGAAGTTGAACGTCGCGCGGGGATCAAGTTCGAACCGATCCGCCCGTATGAATTTACCGGACGCGGCGATCGCATCGGCTGGGTTAAGGATATCGATGATAACTGGCACCTGACGCTGTTTATCGAAAATGGTCGTATTCTCGATTATCCGGGGCGTCCGCTGAAAACCGGTCTGCTGGAGATCGCAAAGATCCACAAAGGCGATTTCCGCATTACGGCGAACCAGAACCTGATTATCGCGGGTGTACCGGAAAGTGAAAAAGCGAAGATCGAGAAGATCGCCAAAGAGAGCGGGTTGATGAATGCCGTCACACCACAGCGTGAAAACTCAATGGCATGTGTGTCATTCCCGACCTGTCCGCTGGCGATGGCGGAAGCCGAACGTTTCCTGCCCTCGTTTATCGACAACATCGATAACTTAATGGCGAAACATGGCATCAGCGATGAGCATATCGTAATGCGTGTGACGGGATGCCCGAACGGCTGTGGCCGGGCGATGCTGGCAGAAGTTGGTCTGGTGGGTAAAGCGCCGGGGCGCTACAACCTGCATCTTGGCGGCAACCGTATGGGGACACGTATCCCACGGATGTATAAAGAAAACATCACCGAGCCGGAAATCCTGGCGTCGCTTGATGAACTGATAGGGCGCTGGGCGAAAGAGCGCGAAGCGGGTGAAGGCTTCGGTGACTTTACGGTGCGTGCGGGCATCATTCGCCCGGTGCTCGATCCGGCTCGCGATTTGTGGGATTAACATAAATCGCTGCGTCTGCTCGGTTTTGTAGGCCTGATAAGACGCATAAGCGTCGCATCAGGCAAGGCAAACAGTGAGGAATCTATGTCCAGACTTGATCTAAACGACCTGAATGAACTGCCGAAGGTAGAGCGCATTCTGGCTCTGGCACAAACCAACGCTCAACTGGAAAAACTGGACGCTGAAGGCCGCGTTGCCTGGGCGTTGGAGAATCTGCCCGGCGAATACGTGCTCTCTTCCAGCTTTGGCATTCAGGCGGCAGTCAGCCTGCATCTGGTGAACCAGATCTGCCCGAATATCCCGGTGATTCTTACCGATACTGGTTATCTGTTTCCGGAAACCTACCGCTTTATTGACGAGTTAACGGACAAACTTAAACTCAACCTGAAAGTGTACCGTGCCACTGAAAGCGCCGCCTGGCAGGAGGCACGCTATGGCAAACTGTGGGAGCAGGGTGTTGAAGGCATTGAAAAGTACAATGAGATCAACAAAGTCGAACCCATGAACCGTGCACTGAAAGAACTTAACGCGCAAACGTGGTTTGCTGGTCTGCGCCGTGAGCAATCTGGCAGCCGTGCCAATTTACCAGTGCTGGCTATCCAGCGTGGCGTATTTAAAGTGCTGCCGATTATCGACTGGGATAACCGAACTATTTATCAGTACCTGCAAAAACATGGCCTGAAATATCACCCATTATGGGACGAAGGATATTTATCGGTTGGCGACACCCATACAACCCGTAAATGGGAACCCGGCATGGCCGAAGAAGAAACGCGCTTCTTTGGCTTAAAAAGGGAATGTGGATTACACGAAGGGTAAATATTTCCGGATAAATTAAACGCCTCTGTCAGAAATGATGGGGGCGTTTTTATTTTACGAGCAGCATTCTGGCCTTTAAACGAGAACGTCGCAAGGAGAATCAACAGGTATAGAATGGCGTCGGGTGCTTGAGGCTGTCTGGCGTTAAGCATTCGCGAGGTTCCAGATGGACAAAAGCCCCAGGCGATATTTCTATCCACCTGAGGCCTACGTTCGAACCCAACAATTCGAATGCTAGTCTCTTCTTTGCAGAGAGGCAAGACATGCTAACAAAATATGCCCTTGTGGCAGTCATAGTGCTGTGTTGTACAGTACTGGGATTCACGCTGATGGTAGACGACTCGTTGTGTGAGTTGAATATCAGAGAACGTGGTATGGAGTTTAAGGCTGTTCTCGCTTACGAACCGAAGAAGTAGCCACCACGCGGGGGTGAAACCCCGCGTATTGAATTGTTATAGTTTGGCCTCCTGCCCCCTATTTTTTTATAGGCAGAATTGACTCCTCACAGTCATGGGGAATCAGCTCAAACCCATCAAGACGCCTTCGCCAGTTCCTTCACCAGTGGCAGCATTATCCGCATAACATCACGGCAGCGGCGTTCTATTCTTCCTGGAAGTGCCTTATCAATATGCTGTTGATTATCCAGTCTTACGTCATGCCAGCTATTTCCTGCGGGGAATGCGGCTGTTTTTGCGCGTTGCTGATAACCATCTTTATTTCCCAGATTCCAGTTTGTTGCTTCTACCGAAAGTACAGCAATACCGGCTTTGTCAAAAACTTCAGCGTCATTACAACACCCGGTGCCTTTTGGATAATTTTTATTCAAACCAGGATTGGTCGTCGCGGCAATTCCATGACTGCGGGCAATTGCCAGCGCTCGATCGCGCGTTAATTTCCTTACTGCTTCGGGGGTTTTTACGCCACTGTTGAAATACAATTTATCACCGACAATTAAGTTATCGAGATTAATCACCAGCAGAGTATTTTTCTTTTCGGCGTCACTCATTCGTTTGAGTAAATTCTCAGCGCCTAATTTCCCTTCCTCTTCACCACTGGTCGCCACAAAACGAATACCATATTCGGTTGGCGTATTTTTCAGGCGTTCTGCCAGCTCCAGCATGACCCCCAAACCTGCGGCGTTATCATCCATACCTTGTAATGTCAGCCCGCCGAGATTGGCATCGGCATCCGCGTCGCTCTGTGGGGCGTAGGTATCCAGATGCGCCATGATAATGATCTGCTGCGGTGCTTTGCCTTCATGAGCGGCAATCACCGTACTTCCTGTCACGTTATGCCAGTTTTTGTGGTTATCGCGGGCGGTATAAATATATCGGCCATTAAATGTCCGGATATCACTGCGATAACCCATTTGCTGAAACTGTTGCCGGATATAATCGGCAGATAACATTTCTGCGGGTGTTCCGGTCATTCGCCCCGGAAAGAAAGTGGCAATGTGTCGCGCCTGTGTATTAGCAAAATCGCCAGGTTTAGGTGACGAGGCGTGTACGGGGAGAATAAAGCATACGCCGAGCGCCAGGGCAGCGGTACGGTGGCGCAATGCGGAAAACATAGTGAGTCCTTAAATACCATGCAAATTTTTTTACCGCCATAGTATGAAACTGCCGCTGCACTAAAACAATTTCAAATCTTCCTAAATGCCCGAAATCCGGAGCCTTAAGCACTTTTTGATATTAGCTTTGCCAAATCGTTATTCCGTTAAGGAACTACTCATTCTAATTGGTAATTTCATTCGCACTCTTACGCTCCCTATAGTCGGAATATCTGATGGCAAGCAAATAGCAGTATTGCAAAGGAACGGTTATGAACCAAAAACGACTGACTCACCTGCGGCAACTGGAGGCGGAAAGCATCCACATCATTCGCGAGGTGGCGGCAGAATTCTCAAATCCGGTGATGCTCTACTCCATCGGCAAAGATTCCAGCGTCATGCTACATCTGGCGCGCAAGGCGTTTTATCCAGGTTCGCTGCCTTTCCCGTTGCTGCATGTTGATACCGGCTGGAAATTCCGTGAGATGTATGAATTTCGCGATCGTACGGCAAAAGCCTACGGCTGCGAGCTGTTGGTGCATAAAAATCCAGAAGGTGTGGCGATGGGGATTAATCCATTCGTTCACGGCAGCGCCAAACACACTGACATCATGAAAACCGAAGGCCTGAAACAGGCGCTGAACAAATATGGTTTTGATGCTGCCTTCGGCGGCGCGCGCCGCGATGAAGAGAAATCCCGCGCTAAAGAACGTATCTACTCTTTCCGTGACCGTTTCCATCGCTGGGATCCGAAAAACCAGCGTCCGGAGCTGTGGCATAACTACAACGGGCAGATTAACAAAGGCGAAAGTATCCGCGTCTTCCCACTCTCTAACTGGACCGAGCAGGATATCTGGCAATACATCTGGCTGGAAAATATCGACATTGTTCCGCTGTATCTTGCTGCTGAACGTCCGGTTCTGGAACGCGACGGTATGTTGATGATGATTGATGACAACCGTATCGACCTGCAACCCGGCGAAGTGATTAAAAAACGGATGGTGCGTTTCCGTACGCTGGGCTGCTGGCCGCTGACCGGCGCAGTAGAGTCAAATGCGCAAACACTGCCCGAGATCATCGAAGAGATGCTGGTTTCCACTACCAGCGAACGTCAGGGCCGTGTGATTGACCGCGACCAGTCCGGTTCTATGGAGCTGAAAAAACGTCAGGGGTATTTTTAAGATGAACACCGCACTTGCACAACAAATCGCCAATGAAGGCGGCGTCGAAGCCTGGATGATCGCGCAACAACACAAAAGCCTGCTGCGTTTTCTGACCTGTGGCAGCGTTGATGACGGCAAAAGTACCCTGATAGGTCGCCTGTTGCACGATACCCGCCAGATCTACGAAGATCAGCTCTCATCGCTGCATAACGACAGTAAACGCCACGGCACCCAGGGTGAAAAACTGGATCTGGCGCTGCTGGTGGATGGCCTGCAGGCTGAGCGTGAACAAGGCATCACCATTGACGTGGCTTACCGTTATTTCTCCACCGAAAAACGCAAATTTATTATTGCCGACACCCCAGGGCACGAGCAGTACACCCGCAATATGGCGACCGGCGCGTCGACGTGTGATCTGGCGATCTTATTGATC
It includes:
- a CDS encoding Hok/Gef family protein → MLTKYALVAVIVLCCTVLGFTLMVDDSLCELNIRERGMEFKAVLAYEPKK
- the cysI gene encoding assimilatory sulfite reductase (NADPH) hemoprotein subunit — encoded protein: MSEKHPGPLVVEGKLADAERMKLESNFLRGTIAEDLNDGLTGGFKGDNFLLIRFHGMYQQDDRDIRAERAEQKLEPCHAMMLRCRLPGGVITTKQWLAIDKFAVENTIYGSIRLTNRQTFQFHGILKKNVKPAHQMLHSVGLDALATANDMNRNVLCTSNPYESQLHAEAYEWAKKISEHLLPRTRAYAEIWLDQEKVATTDEEPILGQTYLPRKFKTTVVIPPQNDIDLHANDMNFVAIAENGKLVGFNLLVGGGLSMEHGNKKTYARTASEFGYLPLEHTLAVAEAVVTTQRDWGNRTDRKNAKTKYTLERVGVETFKAEVERRAGIKFEPIRPYEFTGRGDRIGWVKDIDDNWHLTLFIENGRILDYPGRPLKTGLLEIAKIHKGDFRITANQNLIIAGVPESEKAKIEKIAKESGLMNAVTPQRENSMACVSFPTCPLAMAEAERFLPSFIDNIDNLMAKHGISDEHIVMRVTGCPNGCGRAMLAEVGLVGKAPGRYNLHLGGNRMGTRIPRMYKENITEPEILASLDELIGRWAKEREAGEGFGDFTVRAGIIRPVLDPARDLWD
- the cysD gene encoding sulfate adenylyltransferase subunit CysD, with amino-acid sequence MNQKRLTHLRQLEAESIHIIREVAAEFSNPVMLYSIGKDSSVMLHLARKAFYPGSLPFPLLHVDTGWKFREMYEFRDRTAKAYGCELLVHKNPEGVAMGINPFVHGSAKHTDIMKTEGLKQALNKYGFDAAFGGARRDEEKSRAKERIYSFRDRFHRWDPKNQRPELWHNYNGQINKGESIRVFPLSNWTEQDIWQYIWLENIDIVPLYLAAERPVLERDGMLMMIDDNRIDLQPGEVIKKRMVRFRTLGCWPLTGAVESNAQTLPEIIEEMLVSTTSERQGRVIDRDQSGSMELKKRQGYF
- the cysH gene encoding phosphoadenosine phosphosulfate reductase, whose amino-acid sequence is MSRLDLNDLNELPKVERILALAQTNAQLEKLDAEGRVAWALENLPGEYVLSSSFGIQAAVSLHLVNQICPNIPVILTDTGYLFPETYRFIDELTDKLKLNLKVYRATESAAWQEARYGKLWEQGVEGIEKYNEINKVEPMNRALKELNAQTWFAGLRREQSGSRANLPVLAIQRGVFKVLPIIDWDNRTIYQYLQKHGLKYHPLWDEGYLSVGDTHTTRKWEPGMAEEETRFFGLKRECGLHEG
- the iap gene encoding alkaline phosphatase isozyme conversion aminopeptidase: MFSALRHRTAALALGVCFILPVHASSPKPGDFANTQARHIATFFPGRMTGTPAEMLSADYIRQQFQQMGYRSDIRTFNGRYIYTARDNHKNWHNVTGSTVIAAHEGKAPQQIIIMAHLDTYAPQSDADADANLGGLTLQGMDDNAAGLGVMLELAERLKNTPTEYGIRFVATSGEEEGKLGAENLLKRMSDAEKKNTLLVINLDNLIVGDKLYFNSGVKTPEAVRKLTRDRALAIARSHGIAATTNPGLNKNYPKGTGCCNDAEVFDKAGIAVLSVEATNWNLGNKDGYQQRAKTAAFPAGNSWHDVRLDNQQHIDKALPGRIERRCRDVMRIMLPLVKELAKAS